TCTAACATCATAACATGATTCCATTATTTTGGCGAGTACAATGTTAGTATTACCTGCAACTTTTTCTTCACGACAAAAAAGTGACTCCATAATAATGGAATCACTCTCTTTATTTTCTTATGAACTTAAACGAATATTCTCTTCTTCAAGTCGTGGCGCATCTTCAAGTACACGAACGAATTGCCCTTCGTTGTAAGGATATCCAGCTTTAGCAATTTTTACTTTTACAAGCTTTCCGACCATTTCTTCTGTTGCAGGGAAAACAACCTTTAGATAGTTGTCTGTGTAGCCTACATATAAGCCTTGGTCTGGTGCTTCTTTGTAGATTTCTTCCGGAATGACTTCTAATACTTCTTCTTCAAAAATGGAAGCATATTCTTTTGCCAGTTGATCAGAAAGAGCGATTAGACGATGAACTCGTTCATTTTTCACTTCTTCATCCACTTGGTCCGTCATTCTTGCCGCTGGAGTTCCTGTACGTTTGGAGTACGGGAATACATGCAGCTCGGAGAATTTATGTTCTTTAATGAAGTTGTACGTTTCCATGAACTCTTCTTCAGTTTCACCTGGGAATCCAACTATCACATCGGAAGTAATCGCAAGTCCAGGCAAAGCTTCTTTCAATCGGTCCAAACGCTCTGCGAAGAATTCCATCGTATATTTACGACGCATTCTTTTCAAAACAGTGTTGGAAGCGGATTGGATTGGAATATGCAAATGGCGAACAATTTTATCGGAGTTGTTCAGCACTTCAATTACTTCATCTGTGATTTGGCTTGCCTCAATGGATGAGATACGGATACGCTTTAAGCCTTCCACTTTTTCATCCAATTCACGAAGAAGCATGGCAAAGTTGTAATCCTTCATGTCCTCACCATAACCGCCTGTGTGAATTCCAGTTAAGACAATTTCTTTATATCCTGCATCTACCAATTGTTGTGCTTGTGTCACAACTTCTTGCGGGTCACGGGAACGCATAAGTCCGCGGGCCCAAGGGATGATACAGAATGTGCAGAAATTATTACAGCCTTCTTGGATCTTTAAAGAAGCACGTGTGCGGTCAGTAAATGCCGGTACGTCCAACTCTTCATAGACACGAGCCTTCATGATGTTGCCGACGCCGTTAATTGGCTGACGTTCCTGCTTGAACTGCTCGATATAATCAAGCATTTTTACGCGATCCTGTGTTCCAACTACGACATCCACTCCGGGAATCGCCATAATTTCTGCAGGAGAAGTTTGTGCGTAACAACCAGTTACACAAATAACAGCGTCAGGATTTTTACGGATCGCACGACGGATCACCTGACGACTCTTTTTATCTCCGGTATTTGTAACGGTACAGGTATTGATGACATACACATCTGCCGTACCCTCAAATTCTGTACGTTCATAATTATTTGCTTTGAAAAGCTGCCAGATCGCTTCTGTTTCATAATGGTTCACTTTACACCCTAGTGTGTGAAAGGCAACAGTTGGCATGTTTTCCACCTCACATTAATTCAAAATGATACGAAATTGCGGCAAGCACATATAGCGGTGCCGTTTCCGTTCTTAATATTCTTGGCCCAAGCGCGCAAGGAACAAAACCATGTTCCACCAGTTTGTCGATTTCTTTTTCGGCGAGGCCCCCTTCAGGACCGAACACACAAAGAATCGATTCACCGGGCTTCATGTTTTTTAAGGTGTTCGCAAATGCGGAACTTTCCCCTTCTTTAGCGCTCTCTTCATAGGCCACAATTTTATAGGTATAGTCTCTGCTTTTTTCTAATAGTTGTGCTAATGTAGCAGGTTCTTCTACTACAGGCACCATCGAACGATGAGATTGCTCTGCTGCTTCCTTGGCAATCTTATTCCATCGTTCTACTTTCTTTTTGCCCTTCTTTTCGTCCCACTTCACAATCGAACGAGCAGCATTAAAAGGGATAAACGACTCTGCACCGAGTTCTGTTCCCTTTTGTATCACTAACTCTAATTTATCCCCTTTAGGCAACCCGTTCGCAATCGTAACACGAACCGGAATTTCTGTTTCAGCCTTTATCCATTCTACAATATCTGTTACTACCATATCATTGGTAATTTCAGCAATTTTGCAAAGGGCCGTTTGCCTCGTTTCCGAACAGCTGCATAGGAGTTGATCGTCCTCGTTCATCCTCATAACCCGAACTATATGATGAACATCTTCCCCTGTTATGGTGATGGATGATTCATCTATTTGATTGGAGTCAATAAAATAACGTTGCACGATCTTCACCCTCGCTTATTCTTCTTTTTTGGCGATAAATGCCACCCAGTCTTCCATCATCATCGTTTCTTCAATCTTGAAGCCAGATTTGATAAGGGCGTCTTTCACTTCTTGCTTTTTCATGCTGATAATTCCGGAAGAAATGAATGTCCCGCCGTTTTCCAACACGCGGTAAACATCATCTGTAAAACGGACGATAACTTCTGCCAAAATATTAGCCACAACCACGTCCACTGGACCTTCTACATTTTTAAGCAAGTTGTTCTGTTTCACCGTCACTGTTGGATGTACTTTGTTGAGCTTGATATTTAGTTTTGCAGATTCCACTGCCACATCATCTAAATCAAGTGCCAATACTTCCTTTGCATCAAGCATGGCTGCTGCGATACTTAACACTCCAGAACCAGTACCTACATCAATCACTTTATCTTGAGGTTTGACTGTTCTTTCAATTGCTTGAATACAGAGTACCGTTGTTGGATGGGTACCTGTTCCAAACGCCATACCAGGGTCAAGTTCAATGATTTTCTCATCAGAACTCACTGGTTCATACGTTTCCCAAGTTGGTACGATCGTGAACTTTTCGGAAATTTTTACAGGATTGTAGTACTTTTTCCATGCCGTTGCCCATTCTTCCTCGTTCACTTCACTGATGGAAATATTGTTCAAACCAAGATCGATATCATAGACCAAAAGGTTATTGATTGCATCCTTTATACCTTCCACCGTTTCACCTAAAAAGCTGTTAACAGGGAGGTAGGCTTTCATTACAACGCCTTCTTCCGGGTAATCATCTGGATTGAGTTGGTATATCTCCCCGAATTGATCTTCTCGTTCTTTAGTTAGTTCAAATGGATCCTCTATTACCACACCGCTTGCACCTGCTTCGTGAAGTATATGGGATATCGGTTCCACCGCCTCATTTGTTGTATGGATACTAATTTCTGACCATTTCATACATACCAACTCCAATCCTAGCTTACTGAAAGCTATTGATACTTTTTATTCACCTTTTAGGACACGTTTCACTTTTGAGAAAAAGCTATCTTCTTGTTCGTCCGGAGCTTGCCCGCTTGTTTCAGCAAATTCACGGATTAATTGCTTTTGTTTTTCTGAGAGTTTTGTAGGGGTGATCACTCTAATCTTGATATGTTGATCTCCTTGACCATAACCACGAACATTGGCAATTCCCTTGCCTTTTAGGCGGAAGTTAGTGCCAGTTTGTGTTCCAGCAGGTACTTTCAGCTTCACCTTACCATGCAACGTTGGAACTTCTACTTCATCTCCAAGTGCTGCTTGTGCAAAAGTAATCGGCATTTCGCAATATACATCATCGCCGTCACGCTCAAAGAATTCGTGTCTGCGAACATGGAAGACTACATACAAGTCTCCAGCAGGACCGCCGTTCACGCCAGCTTCCCCTTTACCTGGTACGCGCAATTGTTGTCCTTCATCCACACCTGCAGGAATGTTGACTTTGATCTTATTGCGTTTTTTCACTCGGCCTGCGCCATGGCATGTTGTACATTTGTTTGGAATAGATTTTCCGGACCCGTTACATTTAGAACAAGTTCTTCTATTAACAATTCGTCCAAATGGAGTGTTTTGTTCGACACTTTCCTGACCTGTTCCACGACATTGAGAACATGTTTCCACTTTTGTACCAGGTTTTGCACCTGTTCCTGAACAAGTATCACATGTTTCTTCCACAGGGATCTCAATGGTTGTTTCTTTTCCGAAGGCTGCTTCTTCAAAAGAAAGGGTCATTGTATATTGAAGATCTGCCCCTTG
This window of the Sutcliffiella horikoshii genome carries:
- a CDS encoding 16S rRNA (uracil(1498)-N(3))-methyltransferase; amino-acid sequence: MQRYFIDSNQIDESSITITGEDVHHIVRVMRMNEDDQLLCSCSETRQTALCKIAEITNDMVVTDIVEWIKAETEIPVRVTIANGLPKGDKLELVIQKGTELGAESFIPFNAARSIVKWDEKKGKKKVERWNKIAKEAAEQSHRSMVPVVEEPATLAQLLEKSRDYTYKIVAYEESAKEGESSAFANTLKNMKPGESILCVFGPEGGLAEKEIDKLVEHGFVPCALGPRILRTETAPLYVLAAISYHFELM
- the prmA gene encoding 50S ribosomal protein L11 methyltransferase, producing the protein MKWSEISIHTTNEAVEPISHILHEAGASGVVIEDPFELTKEREDQFGEIYQLNPDDYPEEGVVMKAYLPVNSFLGETVEGIKDAINNLLVYDIDLGLNNISISEVNEEEWATAWKKYYNPVKISEKFTIVPTWETYEPVSSDEKIIELDPGMAFGTGTHPTTVLCIQAIERTVKPQDKVIDVGTGSGVLSIAAAMLDAKEVLALDLDDVAVESAKLNIKLNKVHPTVTVKQNNLLKNVEGPVDVVVANILAEVIVRFTDDVYRVLENGGTFISSGIISMKKQEVKDALIKSGFKIEETMMMEDWVAFIAKKEE
- the mtaB gene encoding tRNA (N(6)-L-threonylcarbamoyladenosine(37)-C(2))-methylthiotransferase MtaB, with translation MPTVAFHTLGCKVNHYETEAIWQLFKANNYERTEFEGTADVYVINTCTVTNTGDKKSRQVIRRAIRKNPDAVICVTGCYAQTSPAEIMAIPGVDVVVGTQDRVKMLDYIEQFKQERQPINGVGNIMKARVYEELDVPAFTDRTRASLKIQEGCNNFCTFCIIPWARGLMRSRDPQEVVTQAQQLVDAGYKEIVLTGIHTGGYGEDMKDYNFAMLLRELDEKVEGLKRIRISSIEASQITDEVIEVLNNSDKIVRHLHIPIQSASNTVLKRMRRKYTMEFFAERLDRLKEALPGLAITSDVIVGFPGETEEEFMETYNFIKEHKFSELHVFPYSKRTGTPAARMTDQVDEEVKNERVHRLIALSDQLAKEYASIFEEEVLEVIPEEIYKEAPDQGLYVGYTDNYLKVVFPATEEMVGKLVKVKIAKAGYPYNEGQFVRVLEDAPRLEEENIRLSS
- the dnaJ gene encoding molecular chaperone DnaJ, with translation MSKRDYYEVLGVSKSASKDEIKKAYRKLSKQYHPDINKADDAADKFKEIKEAYEVLSDDQKKAHYDQFGHTDPNQGFGGGAGFDGGFGFEDIFETFFGGQGGGRRRRDPNAPRQGADLQYTMTLSFEEAAFGKETTIEIPVEETCDTCSGTGAKPGTKVETCSQCRGTGQESVEQNTPFGRIVNRRTCSKCNGSGKSIPNKCTTCHGAGRVKKRNKIKVNIPAGVDEGQQLRVPGKGEAGVNGGPAGDLYVVFHVRRHEFFERDGDDVYCEMPITFAQAALGDEVEVPTLHGKVKLKVPAGTQTGTNFRLKGKGIANVRGYGQGDQHIKIRVITPTKLSEKQKQLIREFAETSGQAPDEQEDSFFSKVKRVLKGE